One Cucumis sativus cultivar 9930 chromosome 1, Cucumber_9930_V3, whole genome shotgun sequence DNA segment encodes these proteins:
- the LOC101209599 gene encoding transcription factor MYB62: MASPCKNPSPSPSPSPSSSGSYSFIEDDQSEAVRRGPWSVDEDSLLIHSISVHGEGRWNLLAIRSGLRRTGKSCRLRWLNYLKPEVKRGNLSPQEQLLILDLHSRWGNRWSKIAQQLPGRTDNEIKNYWRTKVQKQAKILNISTNSPEFKDIINRFWIPRLLHQINDSSSSSSSPPPPPHTAATHPTPQFSDSDSLPAADGKRRHFEQNSTSSESVEISQVSDPFSDVPSWNYGGGETAAANFEYTIGDSLLQHTDWIDDDDSFNGCLWNFDGLWQF, from the exons ATGGCTTCTCCTTGTAAGAACCCAAGTCCAAGTCCGAGTCCGAGTCCCAGCAGTAGCGGGTCCTATAGTTTTATTGAAGATGATCAAAGTGAGGCAGTTAGAAGGGGGCCATGGAGTGTTGATGAGGATTCTCTTCTTATTCATTCTATTTCTGTCCATGGAGAAGGCCGTTGGAATTTGCTTGCTATTCGTTCAg ggCTTAGAAGGACAGGGAAGAGTTGTAGACTGAGATGGCTTAATTATCTAAAACCTGAAGTGAAGAGAGGAAATCTTTCTCCACAAGAACAGCTTTTGATTCTTGACCTTCATTCCAGATGGGGCAATAG GTGGTCAAAAATTGCACAGCAATTACCGGGAAGAACGgacaatgaaataaaaaactacTGGAGAACCAAAGTGCAAAAACAAGCAAAGATTCTCAACATCAGCACCAATAGCCCAGAATTCAAAGACATTATCAACCGCTTTTGGATCCCTAGATTACTCCATCAAATAAacgattcttcttcttcttcttcttctcctcctccgCCGCCACACACGGCGGCCACACACCCAACCCCTCAATTTTCCGATTCCGATTCACTTCCGGCAGCCGATGGGAAGCGTCGCCATTTTGAGCAAAACAGCACCAGTTCGGAATCTGTGGAAATCTCGCAGGTCTCTGATCCATTCTCTGACGTCCCATCATGGAACTACGGCGGCGGCGAGACGGCGGCGGCGAATTTTGAATACACGATAGGGGATTCTTTGTTGCAACATACGGATTGGATCGACGACGACGATTCTTTTAACGGCTGCTTATGGAACTTCGACGGCTTGTGGCAGTtctag
- the LOC101214141 gene encoding 40S ribosomal protein S7-1 — translation MFTARKKIHKDNGVEPSEFEETVAQALFDLENTNSELKSDLKDLYINSAIQVDVSGNRKAVVVYVPYRLRKAFRKIHLRLVRELEKKFSGKDVILIATRRILRPPKKGSATQRPRTRTLTSVHEAMLEDVVLPAEIVGKRVRYKVDGSKIMKVFLDPKERNNTEYKLESFSAVYRKLSGKDVVFEYPITEA, via the exons ATGTTCACGGCGAGGAAGAAGATCCATAAGGATAATGGTGTCGAGCCCTCAGAATTTGAGGAAACTGTTGCCCAG GCATTGTTTGATTTGGAAAACACCAACTCTGAGCTTAAAAGTGACCTGAAGGATCTGTACATTAATTCCGCAAT TCAAGTTGATGTTTCTGGAAACCGCAAGGCAGTTGTGGTCTATGTCCCATACAGATTGAGGAAGGCTTTCCGTAAGATTCACCTGCGGCTTGTGAGAGAGCTTGAAAAGAAATTCAGTGGCAAG GATGTAATTCTGATTGCTACTAGGAGGATTTTGAGACCTCCAAAGAAAGGCTCAGCCACCCAAAGGCCGCGCACCCGTACTCTCACTTCTGTTCACGAGGCTATGCTTGAGGATGTTGTATTGCCTGCTGAGATTGTCGGAAAGCGTGTTAGATACAAAGTTGATGGATCAAAGATCATGAAG GTGTTCTTGGACCCTAAAGAACGTAACAACACCGAGTACAAATTGGAGAGCTTTTCTGCCGTTTACAGGAAGCTTTCTGGAAAAGACGTCGTATTCGAATACCCAATTACTGAGGCATAA
- the LOC101214542 gene encoding uncharacterized protein LOC101214542 isoform X2, translating into MPLFASLPVVILQVEGIQVHADEGGATQTRGGVYWLILPAGYIGSSFWGMLLILASTNLLTSRIAAGCFLVSLLVVLCVAKNWTLRGLCIGFIVFLGVIWVLQETTKVRVLRYVILFIGVMNSLFSVYDIYDDLISRRVHSSDAEKFAEVCPCPCNGVGWGIIWGFISFIFLCGAMYLGLVILS; encoded by the exons ATGCCATTGTTTGCAAGCTTACCTGTGGTCAT TTTGCAGGTAGAAGGAATTCAGGTTCATGCGGATGAAGGTGGCGCTACGCAAACACGTGGTGGCGTGTATTGGTTGATCTTGCCTGCCGGAT ATATTGGCTCATCATTCTGGGGAATGCTCTTAATACTAGCGTCTACAAATCTTCTTACTTCCAGAATAGCTGCAGGGTGCTTTCTTGTTTCCCTTCTTGTTGTACTTTGTGTAGCTAAGAAT TGGACTCTTCGCGGACTCTGCATTG GATTCATCGTTTTTCTTGGTGTTATCTGGGTCCTgcaagaaacaacaaaagtGCGTGTTCTCCGTTATGTAATCCTCTTTATTG GTGTAATGAACAGCCTATTCTCAGTTTACG ATATTTATGATGATCTAATATCCCGAAGAGTTCATTCAAGTGATGCCGAGAAATTTGCAGAAGTGTGCCCTTGTCCATGTAACGGTGTTGGATGGGGTATTATTTG GGGTTTTATatctttcatctttctttGTGGAGCTATGTACCTTGGTCTTGTTATCTTGTCTTGA
- the LOC101214542 gene encoding uncharacterized protein LOC101214542 isoform X1 yields MKPNWELKHCCNHEQVVFLITVSVCTVVILALWRTILLKPFKLVTVFLHEASHAIVCKLTCGHVEGIQVHADEGGATQTRGGVYWLILPAGYIGSSFWGMLLILASTNLLTSRIAAGCFLVSLLVVLCVAKNWTLRGLCIGFIVFLGVIWVLQETTKVRVLRYVILFIGVMNSLFSVYDIYDDLISRRVHSSDAEKFAEVCPCPCNGVGWGIIWGFISFIFLCGAMYLGLVILS; encoded by the exons ATGAAACCTAATTGGGAGCTTAAGCACTGCTGCAATCACGAGCAAGTTGTGTTTCTGATCACCGTTTCTGTTTGTACTGTTGTTATATTAGCG cTCTGGAGGACGATACTGCTGAAACCATTCAAACTTGTCACCGTGTTTCTTCACGAGGCCAGCCATGCCATTGTTTGCAAGCTTACCTGTGGTCAT GTAGAAGGAATTCAGGTTCATGCGGATGAAGGTGGCGCTACGCAAACACGTGGTGGCGTGTATTGGTTGATCTTGCCTGCCGGAT ATATTGGCTCATCATTCTGGGGAATGCTCTTAATACTAGCGTCTACAAATCTTCTTACTTCCAGAATAGCTGCAGGGTGCTTTCTTGTTTCCCTTCTTGTTGTACTTTGTGTAGCTAAGAAT TGGACTCTTCGCGGACTCTGCATTG GATTCATCGTTTTTCTTGGTGTTATCTGGGTCCTgcaagaaacaacaaaagtGCGTGTTCTCCGTTATGTAATCCTCTTTATTG GTGTAATGAACAGCCTATTCTCAGTTTACG ATATTTATGATGATCTAATATCCCGAAGAGTTCATTCAAGTGATGCCGAGAAATTTGCAGAAGTGTGCCCTTGTCCATGTAACGGTGTTGGATGGGGTATTATTTG GGGTTTTATatctttcatctttctttGTGGAGCTATGTACCTTGGTCTTGTTATCTTGTCTTGA
- the LOC105436374 gene encoding uncharacterized protein LOC105436374, with amino-acid sequence MCSTKCPPGISLSNDLVLSEILPIQPRESSEFEFCVSGCFEYESSSADELFFNGVIIPTQNHQGFVHNKRTHQRESSPILPSALPPLPPAVANENSKKENTEELVHVVNSESEKKSRSKSFWGFRRSNSVTYDSRKNSFCSLPLLSRSNSTGSVQTPKRTPLKDVKTQNPMLQKQHSVSESNSKSSFLTSSFSNSASNPYSKLQKAQKKNQGGFYGSNLYVNPILNVPPPYITKETANIFGLSSFLRGRKEKKSR; translated from the coding sequence ATGTGTTCGACAAAATGTCCACCTGGGATTTCACTGTCCAATGATCTAGTTCTCTCTGAGATTTTGCCCATCCAACCACGTGAATCTTCTGAATTTGAGTTTTGTGTCAGTGGGTGCTTTGAGTATGAGTCTTCTTCTGCTGATGAGCTCTTCTTCAATGGCGTCATCATTCCCACTCAGAATCATCAAGGGTTTGTACACAATAAACGAACCCATCAACGTGAGAGTTCCCCAATTTTACCTTCCGCacttcctcctcttcctcctgCTGTGGCGAATGAGAATTCAAAGAAAGAGAATACAGAGGAATTAGTTCATGTGGTGAATTCTGAGTCTGAGAAGAAAAGTCGGTCCAAATCTTTCTGGGGGTTTCGAAGAAGTAATAGTGTTACTTATGATAGTAGAAAGAATTCATTTTGCTCTTTACCACTTTTATCAAGAAGCAATTCAACCGGTTCAGTTCAAACCCCAAAACGAACGCCATTGAAGGATGTGAAAACTCAGAATCCTATGCTGCAGAAACAGCATTCAGTTTCAGAAAGCAATTCAAAATCCTCATTTTTAACATCCTCATTTTCAAACTCTGCTTCAAATCCATATTCAAAACTCCAAAAGGCTCAGAAAAAGAATCAAGGAGGGTTTTATGGAAGCAATCTGTATGTAAACCCCATTTTGAACGTACCACCTCCTTACATCACCAAAGAAACTGCAAACATCTTTGGATTGAGTTCTTTTTTACGtggtagaaaagaaaagaagagcagatag
- the LOC101214785 gene encoding uncharacterized protein LOC101214785, giving the protein MSIPPDRSNPLHNFSLPCLKWGSQRFLKCMKVSSNSNPSTLDHPSVHRQSKSYQFRARPIDSKAMNFTKVTSPMNTNHSKQKPTHDRSSSIEIMREKIMLDIREESKRLKFSIADEGGEDESAAARPWNLRTRRAACKAPLDERNLELGSSSTKATMKKKEKNRTALTVSLSKEELEQDFAVLVGRLPRRPKKRPRAVQKQMDALFPGLLLTEITLDSYKVEDVPEA; this is encoded by the exons ATGTCTATTCCGCCTGATAGATCAAACCCACTTCACAACTTCTCTTTGCCGTGTCTCAAATGGGGTTCTCAAAGATTCCTCAAGTGTATGAAGGTTTCTTCAAACTCCAACCCTTCTACCCTTGATCATCCTTCTGTTCATCGCCAATCGAAATCTTATCAATTTCGTGCCAGACCCATTGATTCTAAGGCTATGAACTTCACCAAGGTTACTTCTCCGATGAACACGAATCATTCCAAACAGAAACCAACCCACGATCGAAGCAGTTCTATTGAAATCATGCGAGAGAAGATCATGCTTGATATTAGGGAGGAATCGAAGAgacttaaattttcaattgctGATGAAGGGGGTGAGGATGAATCTGCTGCGGCTCGACCGTGGAATTTGAGGACTCGTAGAGCAGCTTGTAAGGCTCCTCTAGATGAGAGGAATCTGGAATTGGGTTCTTCTTCAACCAAGGCTacaatgaagaagaaggagaagaatcGGACAGCGTTAACTGTCTCGTTGTCGAAAGAGGAGCTTGAACAGGATTTTGCGGTGCTGGTTGGTAGGCTACCGAGGAGGCCAAAGAAGAGGCCAAGAGCTGTACAAAAGCAAATGGAT GCACTGTTTCCGGGGTTGTTACTGACTGAAATTACTCTAGATTCATATAAAGTTGAAGATGTTCCTGAAGCTTGA
- the LOC101215023 gene encoding zinc finger protein BRUTUS — MATPLTGLHHRDGGGGVAFLANSVNKMDSASSPSSPNDCLRSSQPQSPILIFLFFHKAIRNELDTLHRLAMAFATGQRADIRPLFERYHFLRSIYKHHSNAEDEVIFPALDIRVKNVAQTYSLEHKGESNLFDHLFELLNCNTQNDESFPRELASCTGALKTSVSQHMAKEEEQVFPLLIEKFSLEEQASLVWQFFCSIPVYMMAQFLPWLSSSVSSDEFQDLQKCLIKVVPEEKLLQQVIFTWMEARSCGDVSTSCFGDSLVDYHTDPTTDTSNHQTENVNCACALTSPGKRKYVESSDDISDYAVTHPINEILFWHNAIKRELNDIAEEARKIQLSGNFSNLSTFNERLQFIAEVCIFHSIAEDKVIFPAVDGEFSFLQEHAEEESQFNEFRCLIENIQSAGASSTSRAEFYVKLCSHADQIMDTIKRHFHNEEVQVLPLARKHFSFKRQRELLYQSLCMMPLKLIERVLPWLVGSVKEDEARDILKNIQLAAPAKDTALVTLFSGWACKARNNGLCLSSRAVGCCAVKRLTDIEEDIVQSSCSCAPALAAREGSKSDNETNANVKRLTIRNVPLPCGSCDGRIASETVNVQKQCCSDQSCRVPALGVNIKNLGLSSIFTSKSMRSLSPSSCAPSLNSSLFSWETDCGSSDVGSAGRPIDTIFKFHKAIRKDLEYLDVESGKLSDCDGTFLRPFIGRFRLLWGLYRAHSNAEDDIVFPALESKETLHNVSHSYTLDHKQEEKLFEDISCVLSEISVLHESLHEVPLDGSFSRSVVGSVNMVGEDCNRKYNELATKLQGMCKSIRVTLDQHIYREELELWPLFGKHFSVEEQDKIVGRIIGTTGAEVLQSMLPWVTSALTQDEQNTLMDTWKQATKNTMFNEWLNECWRGAASSTINGETLEACVAQKDSGLIESLDQNDQMFKPGWKDIFRMNQNELESEIRKVYQDSTLDPRRKAYLVQNLMTSRWIAAQQKLPQANIEDNSNGEDVTGRTASFRCAEKKEFGCEHYKRNCKLLAACCGKLFTCRFCHDNVSDHSMDRKATSEMMCMNCLTIQPVGSICTTPSCNGLSMAKYYCNICKFFDDERAVYHCPFCNLCRVGKGLGIDFFHCMICNCCLGIKLESHKCLEKSLETNCPICCDFLFTSSATVRPLPCGHYMHSACFQAYTCSHYTCPICSKSLGDMAVYFGMLDALLAAEELPEEYRDRCQDILCNDCERKGTSRFHWLYHKCGFCGSYNSRVIKNDTTIADCPSSNQ; from the exons ATGGCGACGCCGTTGACAGGGCTACACCATAGGGACGGTGGCGGAGGAGTGGCTTTTTTGGCTAATTCTGTAAATAAAATGGATTCCGCTTCGTCTCCGTCCTCGCCTAATGATTGTTTGAGGAGTTCTCAGCCACAGTCTCCGAttcttattttccttttcttccacaAAGCAATTCGTAATGAGCTTGATACGCTTCACCGGTTGGCTATGGCGTTTGCCACCGGGCAGAGAGCAGATATTCGGCCGCTATTTGAACGATACCATTTTTTGAGATCGATTTACAAGCACCACTCCAATGCTGAAGACGAG GTCATTTTTCCTGCCCTTGATATTCGTGTGAAGAATGTGGCACAGACATATTCCCTTGAACACAAGGGTGAAAGCAATTTGTTTGATCATCTTTTTGAGCTTCTTAATTGTAATACACAAAATGATGAAAGCTTCCCAAGGGAGTTAGCGTCCTGCACTGGTGCCCTAAAGACATCTGTGAGCCAGCATATGGCTAAGGAAGAAGAGCAG GTATTTCCCTTGCTTATAGAAAAGTTCTCCTTGGAAGAGCAAGCATCTCTTGTTTGGCAGTTCTTTTGCAGTATTCCTGTGTACATGATGGCTCAATTCCTCCCTTGGCTTTCATCATCTGTTTCATCTGATGAATTTCAGGATCTACagaaatgtttaattaaagtaGTCCCTGAGGAAAAGCTTCTCCAACAG GTCATATTTACTTGGATGGAAGCGAGAAGTTGTGGCGATGTATCAACAAGTTGTTTTGGTGATTCTCTAGTTGACTATCATACAGATCCTACTACTGATACATCAAATCATCAAACCGAAAATGTAAATTGTGCTTGTGCATTGACGAGCcctggaaaaagaaaatacgtAGAGTCAAGTGATGATATATCGGATTATGCGGTAACTCATCCAATCAATGAAATACTGTTCTGGCACAATGCCATCAAAAGAGAGTTGAATGACATAGCTGAGGAAGCTAGGAAGATACAACTTTCTGGGAACTTTAGTAATCTATCAACTTTTAACGAGAGGTTGCAATTCATTGCTGAAGTTTGCATATTTCATAG TATTGCTGAGGACAAGGTAATCTTTCCTGCAGTAGATggagagttttcttttctccagGAGCATGCTGAAGAAGAAAGTCAATTCAATGAGTTTAGGTGCCTGATTGAAAATATTCAAAGTGCAGGGGCTAGTTCTACTTCAAGAGCTGAGTTTTACGTGAAGTTGTGTTCTCATGCTGATCAAATAATGGATACCATTAAAAGGCACTTCCATAATGAAGAAGTTCAG GTTCTTCCACTTGCTAGAAAGCACTTCAGTTTCAAGAGGCAACGGGAATTGTTATATCAAAGTTTGTGCATGATGCCTTTGAAATTGATTGAACGTGTCCTGCCCTGGTTGGTAGGATCggtgaaagaagatgaagctAGAGATATTCTCAAGAACATTCAGTTGGCAG CTCCAGCTAAAGATACTGCTCTGGTGACGCTCTTTTCTGGTTGGGCTTGCAAAGCCCGTAATAATGGTTTGTGCTTGTCTTCGAGAGCAGTTGGCTGTTGTGCAGTTAAAAGGCTTACCGACATTGAAGAAGACATTGTTCAATCATCTTGTTCATGTGCCCCTGCATTGGCTGCAAGGGAAGGTTCAAAATCAGATAACGAAACTAATGCTAATGTCAAGAGGCTCACCATACGAAATGTACCATTGCCATGTGGAAGCTGTGATGGCCGTATTGCTTCAGAGACTGTTAATGTCCAGAAACAGTGTTGTAGTGATCAGTCCTGCCGTGTTCCAGCTTTGGGAGTAAACATCAAGAATCTGGGGTTAAGTTCTATTTTCACATCCAAGTCTATGAGATCCTTATCTCCCAGCTCTTGTGCACCATCTCTCAATTCCAGCCTTTTCTCATGGGAAACAGATTGTGGCTCTTCTGATGTTGGGTCTGCAGGACGTCCAATtgatactatttttaaatttcacaaAGCTATACGCAAAGACTTGGAATATTTAGATGTGGAATCTGGAAAACTTAGTGATTGTGATGGAACATTTCTCCGGCCATTTATTGGAAGATTTCGCCTTCTATGGGGGTTATATAGAGCACATAGTAATGCTGAAGATGATATTGTATTTCCTGCTCTGGAATCCAAAGAGACATTGCACAATGTAAGTCACTCATATACACTAGACCATAAGCAGgaggaaaaattatttgagGACATTTCGTGTGTTCTGTCTGAGATTTCAGTCCTCCATGAAAGTTTGCATGAGGTACCGTTGGATGGGAGTTTTTCCAGAAGTGTTGTTGGGTCCGTTAATATGGTGGGGGAGGATTGTAATAGAAAGTACAATGAGCTTGCTACAAAGCTTCAAGGAATGTGCAAATCTATAAGAGTTACTCTGGATCAGCATATATATAGGGAAGAACTTGAACTTTGGCCGCTGTTTGGAAAACACTTCTCCGTGGAAGAGCAAGACAAAATAGTTGGCCGTATCATTGGAACCACAGGTGCTGAAGTTCTCCAGTCAATGTTGCCATGGGTAACATCAGCACTTACCCAGGACGAACAGAATACTTTGATGGATACATGGAAGCAGGCCACAAAAAACACCATGTTCAATGAATGGCTCAATGAATGTTGGAGAGGGGCTGCTTCGTCTACCATAAATGGTGAAACATTGGAAGCTTGTGTTGCTCAAAAAG ATTCTGGGCTGATTGAGAGCTTGGACCAAAATGATCAAATGTTCAAGCCTGGTTGGAAAGATATTTTCCGCATGAACCAAAATGAACTTGAATCAGAAATCAGAAAGGTTTATCAGGACTCGACTCTTGATCCAAGGAGAAAAGCATATCTCGTTCAGAATCTTATGACCAG TCGCTGGATTGCTGCGCAGCAGAAATTACCTCAAGCAAATATAGAAGATAATTCCAATGGTGAAGATGTAACAGGACGAACGGCATCTTTTCGCTGTGCGGAGAAAAAAGAGTTCGGGTGTGAACATTACAAAAGAAACTGCAAGCTTCTTGCTGCTTGCTGTGGAAAGTTGTTTACCTGTCGATTCTGTCATGACAATGTCAGCGACCACTCAATGGACAG GAAAGCAACATCAGAGATGATGTGTATGAACTGCCTAACTATCCAACCAGTTGGGTCAATATGCACAACCCCTTCTTGCAATGGATTGTCAATGGCGAAATACTATTgtaatatttgcaaattttttgaTGATGAAAG GGCTGTGTATCATTGCCCATTTTGCAACTTATGCCGTGTTGGGAAGGGTCTTGGGATTGATTTTTTCCATTGCATGATTTGCAATTGTTGCCTTGGGATAAAGCTGGAGAGCCATAAGTGCCTGGAGAAAAGTTTAGAAACGAATTGTCCCATCTGCTGtgatttcttatttacatCCAGTGCAACAGTCAGACCACTACCTTGTGGTCATTACATGCATTCAGCCTGCTTTCag GCGTACACTTGCAGCCATTATACCTGTCCTATTTGTAGCAAGTCCTTGGGAGATATGGCG GTTTATTTTGGCATGCTTGACGCTTTGTTGGCTGCTGAGGAGCTGCCAGAAGAGTACAGGGATCGTTGCCAG GACATATTGTGCAATGACTGCGAGCGGAAAGGCACATCACGATTCCATTGGTTATATCATAAATGTGGGTTTTGTGGATCATACAACAGTCGGGTAATCAAGAATGATACCACAATTGCTGACTGCCCCTCTTCCAATCAGTAA